The following are encoded together in the Coturnix japonica isolate 7356 chromosome 8, Coturnix japonica 2.1, whole genome shotgun sequence genome:
- the BCAR3 gene encoding breast cancer anti-estrogen resistance protein 3 isoform X3 has protein sequence MPKDYNVFQMLIAALCCFYHRKSIIRVKFSKERQVMDNSPEKLKKELEEELQLSSDDLRSHAWYHGRIPRQVAEELVQRDGDFLIRDSLSCPGNFVLTCQWKNTPQHFKINRTVVRLSEAYCRVQYQFELESFDSIPGLVRYYVGNRTPISKQSGAIIFQPINRTVPLRCLEEKYGVTSDRQKEQSISKGKTETTKRLSLGVSSMQSQEQSIPRGNLLRNKEKSGSQPASLDHVLDKRFPLKTHQSESYLLIGSKHSSRLPEADADSCPSSPAFRTGSEPSLSPTVVQKVTYDSQEGEALRGSDSQLYPKPPPKPSKASLLKTTDSPIASHSSEGHYCELSVARDSEATKQHLRQKNSYVEHLTQKERGAQSFRNSETSYLILDDDHTVNSAGPVDVSTEMAEENNVFSAPLYETSSSFKPNDFESKLLPSENKPLETSMLRKIKELFTKNNPKVIAQHILRMDCKVARILEVSEEMRRIMGVNSGLELITLPYGHQLRLDLIERHNTMAIGIAVDILGCTGNLEDRAATLNKIIQVAVELKDSLGDLYAFSAIMKALEMPQVTRLEQTWTSLRHHYTQTAIMYEKQLKPFSKALHEGQEMVSIPQNLTLPLLMPLVTLMERQAVIFEGMDLWESTDQSCEIMFKHLTAARQIAQNAELYSLTAQRMLEGFQPDEEMSEIFKTEFQMRLLWGSKGAEVNQSERYEKFSQILSALSRKLEPPPVKQVEQLSI, from the exons ATGCCGAAAGATTATAACGTTTTTCAAATGCTGATTGCAGCACTTTGCTGCTTTTATCATCGTAAATCTATTATCAGAGTCAAG TTTTCTAAGGAGCGGCAGGTTATGGACAACAGCCcggaaaagctgaagaaagagctAGAGGAGGAACTGCAGCTAAGCAGTGACGATTTGCGTAGCCATGCCTGGTACCACGGACGTATTCCTCGGCAG GTGGCAGAAGAGCTGGTTCAGAGGGATGGAGATTTTCTGATTAGGGATTCTCTTTCCTGTCCTGGGAACTTCGTTCTTACCTGTCAGTGGAAGAATACCCCTCAGCACTTTAAAATCAACAGAACAGTTGTAAGATTAAGTGAAGCCTATTGCCGAGTTCAATATCAGTTTGAACTGGAAAGTTTTGACAGTATCCCCGGCTTAGTTAGGTACTATGTTGGGAATCGCACACCAATATCAAAACAGAGTGgagcaattatttttcagcCTATCAACAGGACTGTGCCTCTCAGGTGTCTGGAAGAAAAGTACGGTGTAACTTCAGACCGACAAAAAGAGCAAAGCatctccaaaggaaaaacagaaactacAAAAAGACTGAGTCTTGGTGTATCCAGCATGCAgtcccaggagcagagcatACCTAGAGGAAATCTTTTGAG aaacaaagaaaaaagcgGTAGCCAGCCAGCTAGTCTGGACCACGTTCTGGACAAGAGATTCCCTCTTAAGACTCACCAGTCGGAGAGCTATCTGCTGATAG gtTCAAAACATTCATCTCGACTGCCTGAAGCAGATGCTGACTCCTGCCCAAGTTCACCTGCATTTAGAACAGGCAGTGAACCTTCTCTAAGCCCCACAGTTGTTCAGAAAGTCACTTATGATTCACAAGAAGGAGAAGCTCTTAGAGGATCAGACAGCCAACTCTATCCAAAGCCTCCACCTAAACCCAGCAAAGCATCCCTGCTGAAGACCACAGATTCTCCTATAGCTTCCCATAGCTCAGAAGGACACTATTGTGAGCTAAGTGTTGCCAGAGATTctgaagcaacaaaacaacacttacGCCAGAAAAACAGCTATGTGGAGCATCTGACACAAAAGGAGAGGGGAGCACAATCATTCAGGAACTCTGAAACAAGTTATTTGATCCTGGATGATGACCATACAGTGAACTCTGCAGGTCCTGTAGATGTTTCAACTGAGAtggctgaagaaaacaatgtgttttctgCACCACTTTATGAGACATCGTCTAGTTTTAAACCAAATGATTTTGAATCCAAACtacttccttctgaaaacaagcCTTTGGAAACATCGATGCTAAGAAAAATTAAGGAGCTTTTCACCAAGAATAACCCAAAGGTTATTGCACAGCATATTCTTAGAATGGACTGcaag gtgGCGAGAATACTAGAAGTTTCTGAAGAGATGAGGAGGATTATGGGAGTGAACTCTGGTCTTGAACTGATTACTTTGCCTTATGGACATCAGTTGCGCCTGGACCTCATTGAAAG GCACAACACCATGGCAATAGGAATAGCTGTGGATATCTTGGGCTGCACAGGAAATCTGGAAGACAGAGCCGCAACATTAAACAAGATCATCCAAGTTGCAGTGGAGCTGAAGGACTCACTGGGGGATCTGTATGCGTTTTCTGCCATTATGAAAGCACTGGAAATGCCacag GTCACCAGGTTAGAACAAACCTGGACCTCTTTAAGACATCATTACACCCAGACTGCCATCATGtatgaaaaacagctgaagcCATTCAGCAAAGCTTTGCATGAAGGTCAAG AGATGGTCAGCATTCCACAGAACCTAACACTGCCACTGCTGATGCCTCTTGTTACCTTGATGGAGCGACAAGCTGTCATTTTTGAAGGGATGGATCTGTGGGAAAGCACTGACCAAAGCTGTGAAATAATGTTCAAGCACTTGACCGCAGCTCGTCAGATAGCACAGAATGCAGAACTGTACAGCTTGACTGCACAACGGATGCTGGAAG GTTTTCAGCCTGATGAAGAGATGAGTGAAATCTTCAAGACAGAATTTCAAATGAGATTGCTCTGGGGCAGCAAAGGAGCAGAAGTTAATCAGAGCGAAAGATACGAGAAGTTCAGCCAGATTTTATCTGCACTTTCCCGAAAACTGGAACCTCCTCCAGTGAAGCAGGTGGAACAATTAAGTATCTAA